A portion of the Streptomyces sp. NBC_00376 genome contains these proteins:
- the pheA gene encoding prephenate dehydratase, with amino-acid sequence MSATRYAYLGPEGTFTEVALRTLPEAATRELVPMVSVPAALDAVRSGAAAAALVPIENSVEGGITATLDELTTGEPLMIYREVLLSITFALLVRPGTKLSDIKSVTAHPAAQPQVRNWMAAHLPDAVWESAASNADGARLVQEGRYDAAFAGEFAAATYGLEPLVTEIHDAENAQTRFVLVGRPARPAAPTGADKTSVVIWLGEDHPGALLELLQEFAVRGVNLMLIQSRPTGAGIGNYCFAVDAEGHIADRRVGEALMGLKRICPKVRFLGSYPRAGVAVQDVRPLRAGTSDAEFTEASDWLTRNLDGRG; translated from the coding sequence ATGTCCGCCACGCGCTACGCATATCTCGGCCCCGAAGGCACCTTCACCGAGGTTGCCCTCCGTACGCTCCCGGAAGCCGCCACCCGCGAACTCGTCCCGATGGTCTCCGTACCGGCGGCCCTGGACGCGGTGCGCAGCGGGGCCGCAGCGGCGGCGCTCGTACCGATCGAGAACTCCGTCGAGGGCGGCATCACCGCGACGCTCGACGAGCTGACCACCGGCGAACCGCTGATGATCTACCGCGAGGTGCTGCTCTCCATCACCTTCGCCCTGCTGGTGCGGCCGGGTACCAAGCTGTCCGACATCAAGTCGGTCACCGCGCACCCGGCCGCCCAGCCGCAGGTGCGCAACTGGATGGCCGCCCACCTCCCGGACGCCGTGTGGGAGTCGGCGGCGTCCAACGCGGACGGTGCCCGGCTGGTGCAGGAGGGCCGGTACGACGCCGCCTTCGCCGGTGAGTTCGCGGCGGCGACCTACGGTCTGGAACCGCTGGTGACCGAGATCCACGACGCGGAGAACGCGCAGACCCGCTTCGTCCTGGTGGGCCGCCCGGCCCGGCCTGCGGCGCCGACGGGCGCGGACAAGACGTCGGTGGTCATCTGGCTGGGCGAGGACCACCCCGGTGCGCTGCTCGAACTGCTCCAGGAGTTCGCGGTGCGCGGGGTGAACCTGATGCTGATCCAGTCGCGGCCGACGGGGGCGGGCATCGGGAACTACTGCTTCGCGGTGGACGCCGAGGGGCACATCGCGGACCGCCGGGTCGGCGAGGCACTGATGGGGCTGAAGCGGATCTGCCCGAAGGTGCGGTTCCTGGGTTCGTACCCGCGGGCCGGTGTGGCGGTGCAGGACGTACGGCCGTTGCGGGCGGGGACGTCGGACGCGGAATTCACGGAAGCCTCCGACTGGCTGACCAGAAACCTCGACGGCCGGGGCTGA
- the serS gene encoding serine--tRNA ligase, whose product MIDLRLLREDPDRVRASQRARGEDVELVDALLSADERRRSSGVRFDELRSEQKALGKLIPKASPDERAELLKKAEQLKADVKAADAAQDEADAEAKSLMLKIGNIVHEDVPVGGEEDFVVLETHGTIRDFGAEGFEPKDHLELGEKLGAIDMERGAKVSGSRFYYLTGVGALLELALVNAAIAQATEAGFVPMLTPALVRPRAMEGTGFLGQAAENVYHLEKDDYYLVGTSEVPLAAYHMDEIIDAEKLPLRYAGFSPCYRREAGTYGKDTRGIFRVHQFDKVEMFSYVDPEDAEAEHRRLLDWEKQWLTALELPFQVIDVATGDLGASASRKFDCEAWIPTQGKYRELTSASNCNGFQARRLSVRMRDTRDGKKVLQPLATLNGTLCAVPRTIVAILENHQLADGSVRVPEVLRPYLGGREVLEPVAK is encoded by the coding sequence GTGATTGACCTTCGCCTGCTCCGTGAGGACCCCGACCGTGTTCGCGCCTCCCAGCGCGCCCGTGGAGAGGACGTCGAACTCGTCGACGCTCTTCTCTCCGCCGACGAGCGGCGCAGGTCGTCCGGTGTCCGCTTCGACGAACTCCGCTCCGAGCAGAAAGCGCTCGGCAAACTCATCCCCAAGGCTTCGCCCGACGAGCGCGCCGAGCTGCTCAAGAAGGCCGAGCAGCTGAAGGCCGACGTCAAGGCCGCCGACGCCGCACAGGACGAGGCCGATGCCGAGGCCAAGAGCCTGATGCTCAAGATCGGCAACATCGTCCACGAGGACGTGCCGGTCGGCGGCGAAGAAGACTTCGTCGTACTGGAGACGCACGGCACGATCCGTGACTTCGGGGCCGAGGGCTTCGAGCCCAAGGACCACCTGGAGCTCGGCGAGAAGCTCGGTGCCATCGACATGGAGCGTGGCGCCAAGGTCTCCGGTTCGCGCTTCTACTACCTGACGGGCGTCGGCGCGCTGCTGGAGCTAGCCCTCGTCAACGCCGCGATCGCGCAGGCCACCGAGGCCGGTTTCGTGCCGATGCTGACGCCGGCGCTGGTCCGTCCGCGCGCCATGGAAGGCACCGGATTCCTCGGCCAGGCCGCGGAGAACGTGTACCACCTGGAGAAGGACGACTACTACCTGGTCGGCACCTCCGAGGTCCCGCTCGCCGCGTACCACATGGACGAGATCATCGACGCCGAGAAGCTGCCGCTGCGCTACGCGGGCTTCTCGCCGTGCTACCGCCGCGAGGCCGGTACGTACGGCAAGGACACCCGGGGCATCTTCCGGGTGCACCAGTTCGACAAGGTCGAGATGTTCTCGTACGTCGACCCGGAGGACGCCGAGGCGGAGCACCGCAGGCTCCTCGACTGGGAGAAGCAGTGGCTCACCGCTCTTGAGCTGCCCTTCCAGGTGATCGACGTCGCCACCGGCGACCTGGGCGCCTCGGCCTCCCGGAAGTTCGACTGCGAGGCGTGGATCCCGACGCAGGGCAAGTACCGCGAGCTGACGTCCGCGTCGAACTGCAACGGCTTCCAGGCCCGCCGCCTGTCCGTCCGGATGCGCGACACCCGCGACGGCAAGAAGGTCCTCCAGCCGCTCGCCACGCTGAACGGCACGCTCTGCGCCGTACCGCGCACGATCGTGGCGATCCTGGAGAACCACCAGCTGGCGGACGGTTCGGTCCGGGTGCCCGAGGTGCTCCGGCCGTATCTGGGCGGGCGCGAGGTCCTGGAGCCGGTCGCCAAGTGA
- a CDS encoding HAD family hydrolase → MTFPYKLVATDLDGTLLRDDDTVSGRTREALAAVAAAGAAHIIVTGRAVPWTRHILDDLGYEGLAVCGQGAQVYHAGERKLLTSLTLDRQLAGLALSKVEAEVGPLALAASRDGLDGEVMVGPGYRVQEGPLPAVFVKDPAELWSAPLNKVYIQHPELDDDELAKAARAAVGNLVDVVMAGPGVVEILPLGLSKATGLSLAARRLGVKAADTLAFGDMPNDIPMFAWARRGVAMANAHEDLKAVAQEITASNEDDGIAVVLERLLQS, encoded by the coding sequence GTGACCTTCCCGTACAAGCTCGTCGCGACCGATCTCGACGGCACGCTGCTGCGTGACGACGACACGGTCTCCGGGCGCACCCGTGAGGCACTGGCCGCGGTCGCCGCGGCCGGTGCCGCGCACATCATCGTCACCGGCCGCGCGGTCCCTTGGACGCGTCACATCCTGGACGACCTGGGCTACGAGGGTCTCGCCGTCTGCGGCCAGGGCGCGCAGGTCTACCACGCGGGCGAACGCAAGCTGCTGACCTCGCTGACGCTGGACCGGCAGCTCGCCGGGCTCGCGCTGTCCAAGGTCGAGGCCGAGGTCGGTCCGCTGGCACTGGCGGCGAGCCGTGACGGGCTCGACGGCGAAGTCATGGTCGGTCCCGGCTACCGGGTACAGGAAGGGCCGCTTCCGGCGGTCTTCGTGAAGGACCCCGCCGAGCTGTGGTCCGCGCCCCTGAACAAGGTCTACATACAGCATCCCGAGCTGGACGACGACGAGCTGGCGAAGGCCGCACGCGCGGCCGTCGGCAACCTCGTCGACGTGGTCATGGCCGGTCCGGGAGTGGTGGAGATCCTGCCGCTGGGGCTGAGCAAGGCGACCGGGCTCTCGCTGGCCGCGCGCCGGCTGGGCGTGAAGGCCGCGGACACCCTGGCCTTCGGCGACATGCCGAACGACATCCCGATGTTCGCGTGGGCGCGGCGGGGCGTGGCGATGGCCAACGCGCACGAGGACCTGAAGGCCGTGGCCCAGGAGATCACCGCGTCCAACGAGGACGACGGCATCGCCGTGGTGCTGGAACGCCTGCTCCAGTCGTAG